ACATTAACATTAAGAAAGAACCAGGTTCTCTGAACAGGCGATGAAAAAATATAGGCACGTTTAGGTATAGGAAATTAAATGCTGATAAGAATTATCTCGTCATAACACACCGATTGTTTTCAAGCTACTATCATGGAGAGTACTGAATATGCGATATCTACATCACAGCACACATCTCATCACTAATACGTCCCACAAAAGGCAGGATATTTTTCAATTCAGTTTTATCATACGAACTCATGGTAACATTTCTTCATAAAAAAATGCTGCCGCGAAGTAAACACCCACGATTATCTCTTCTGGGCTTGTTTCACGTCGTTACGGTGTAACTACTTGGCTAGGAATGTTAAAACATTACAGTCGCTGGCGAACAAAGTCAGTACGCCGTTCACCATGTCAACAACATGTTGATGACAGAGTTCGATCACAGACTTCAAGTTCTGCAACGTCTCATCCTGCGCAGAACGTCTCATCCTGAAGCAATTCCATCGTCAATTGATGTCACATTTCAGTGTCTCGTAGCATGGTACGAAGTCATTGTGGTTGCAGTGGTCATGGCCTCCTTATGTCTATGATCGCAAAGAACccaaaacaaaccaaaccaaatcgAACAATAACACTCGCCAAatggcagttactcaagcatctaGATATAATTGTGGAaccggtcagacgtttcggttAGCATCCACTAGAAGGTTCTGTTCTTTATGATCAACaggatctcttcagtgtcactaaaaTACAGTgaatactatctgaaacgtctgaccgtttccaaaattatatccagtttcTAGATTAATttctatttggcgtatcttattaccaggatgtcttaacttcatcgacgtatcaacGAAAACCATTTCATACTGTCCTTTTGTTGATGGAACAGGTGTTTTTAAAACACGACGAAGTAGTGTCGTCTGTATAGGTAGACCGAGCAGTAGACGACGTTGTCTCGAGGAGTtaacttcttcttctgtcattctCGACCATTGGGTTGAGAGAATTTGAGTTTGACAAGTTCTGCTTCAAATATTCTCTGTTGAGCATCACCTCGGTAAGTTCTAGAAGTGAATCCAAATCAACGAATGATATTTAAAAGAGTCTTCTCGTTGAAGCAACAGGTGTGTTTAAAACATGAAGAAGTGTCGTCTTTTCAGGTAGATTGACCATTAGACGATGCTGTGTCGTCAAGGAGCAAACCAAACCGAATAAAAACAACGaataacatttcaaaaagtCTTTCCGTTCAAGGAGAGGCGTGTTTAAAACACAAAGTAGTGTCGTCTGTACAGGTAGGTTGACCAGTAGACGATGTTCAGCACGATAAACAGCGAGGGAAACATGATTCTGGAGTACTTGTCGATGTTGTTGGAGTTTTTGATCTGCGGGCGTCTGCCGTACAGGTGATGCAACATGGTCGTCACAGCTGCCGCGAAAGGCGATCTCTCCTTGGCCTCCCCGTCGTCCATCCCTGCGTCAGGTGGACAGGCGCCGTCGGTGTAGCCCGGCTGGGCAGGGGGTAGGAATGTCCCACGTGACTGGCTCTGGTCTTTGACGTCACCCTGAAGCGAAAACGAGGTCTCCTTCCGGGCAGCCTCGTTCTCGATGTCGACGCGCAGGGTGTGCTGGGAAGACACGCCGTTGAGGCCCCCGACGTGGGCTTCGACGTCATGGCAACGGCACACGTGACACTCCGGCTGTGTGATTGGAGAGAAAGAGAGGTCGATGTtggtcagtgtcactgacgaaggatagtggattctatccgaaacgtctgaccgtttccaaaaccatatccagttgcttgagtaactactttttggcgtatcttatcacctggatgtctaacctacatcgacgtgcaATTTGAGGGGTAGATAGTGTGTTACATATGATGTCGAATAATTCTTGTTACTTAGcatgaaatttcatctgtgttggtagaatacattatagagaattgctaaaactttccttccaacactaagataatgtagggacttacccctaaattttcggtcgatctccgtcgaccttgttcacagaacgACCCTTTCTCTCTCCAgtagtgacgtcaggaagacaccacttttgcaggaggggtcataaatatcagaaagtctaGGTTAATTCTTGTTACCTTTTCCTGTTGGCCCCGCTGACTGGCCTGTTTTTTGGCGATGCCGACGGAGCTGAAGTTGACGATGGCGTACTCCAGCAGCGCCGCGAAGACGAAGAAGAAGCACATGGCCAGGTACACGTCGATGGCCTTGATGTACGAGATCTTCGGCAGGGACTCCTTAGCGGCTGAGCTCAGCGTCGTCATGGTGAGTACCGTGGTGATGCCTGGACGTGGGGAATAATAGGTCGTTTGGATTatgaaagaagaaacaaagacctttattgtcAGTATGAAAGCTCCTCTGTGTTGATATaatccatattgaagttttccaacagtcatacaacacaaaatttgctTACTTCGAATTTTCGGTCGCAGATCCGTCAACTTTCgacaggagtgatgattcaattACACTGAGCACGTGACTTGGAGACATATACGCAAAGTTCTTATGACCCACAACGTATAATCTTTATAGACTACCAACTACAATCAAAGTGTCTACAGCAAGAATTCAGTCTGTACGACAAACATGGGAGTGTTGTAATGACCTAGCGTGACCCTCGCAGGAACTGCTTCCGGGTTAATGAAGAAGCTGACCCAGGAGGAGATGACGAGTAAGATGGCGGGCAGGTACGTCTGCAGGATGATGAACACCACGTTCCGGTGCAGACGGAAGCTGAACGTCAGTCTAGGGTACTCTCCTGGATTTAAAAAGTAGAATATACGCAGTAACGCAAAAGAACAAGGAAGTCTTGGTCTTGACggcttttttttcattgaatgcgtttgtgaccgcatctgaactgtgagtagcgacacctgtcctgcagtacaatgtgaaccagtcagaattgccctgaagaaggtgacagacggtcaccgaaacgtcggtgagaataaagcattggttgtgtaaaaagagtctctttatttagaatactgtaaatgcagaaatgttcgcggtggatcaatgttcgcggttttcgcggcgaccactttaccgcgaaattaaatccaccgtgaaaagtcatttttctcgctaccgcgaaattaaatccccgcgaacttagatgcatttacagtattagataCTTACCGGCAATTCATAAAAGTCTATAACAACTAATGTCAGTCCCATTTAGAGCATATCGGACCTAATTTGTTAGATGTCAAAGTTTGAAATACCATTTATTTCGGCTAGGTAGGTGGCGTTTTGATATCGTGTTTGGATGGATCGGGCATCTCACGTGCCCACAAAACGATTGTGATGGTAATGCGAATGCCAACTTAAATGATACATCTGTAAAAGAACTGTTATGAGAAAGTATACCATTTAAGTTATTTCACATAATTAACACTTTAATTTGTCGAAACTTATGATGTAGCAGACATGCGTTAAAAAGTACAACACAGCTTCCTCCGTGTACCAGTTTCGTAGTAGCCGTGGTTCTCTGACGTGGTGAAGCCGCCGATGTCAAACTGCGCGATCTCGATATCCTCCAGCCCGTGGATGGAGGCGTTCCCGTCCTTCCAGAGAAACAGCACGTCCTGCGTGGTGTAGCCGTCTGGGCAAACATTGATATTGTTATTGGGGGGCCAACTTCTCTCTCATCAGCTTCGCAGCCAGGGGTCGAATTGCGAGTAGCATACAATAGGCTACTCTCTACCATACTCCGGCTTGGCCGAAAACGTAATAGGGGACTTTTAGAAATAAAAGCCTAGGAGGAGTTAATAGGCCCAAGAGTCAACTGACCGGACAGACTGCTAGAGACTGACTAAAAGCCCattgcaacttatttgtccatattttaccaaattctTCTCATTTTTCATCCAAccgacacgtctgcttggagactaacacTATGTGGGGTTAAATGGTATGGGTCTTGAGCGGTACCAGTGTCCATTCGACACTCAAGTAGCCTCAACACGACAGTATTCAGTAATTGCCCCAGATGTATGAATCAGATGGAAGGACCTGCACCGGATGGGCGGGAGTCCTCTGTAATTAAGTAATATGTTATGTGAAACCCGTTTGTGTTTATACTGCTGAATACATCAGTaagtcatttgtataaaagtgaTTGTTGGTATTAGTATGAAGCATGCAGATACCTTATTTGTCTCAGATCTCGGATACTTACAGCTCTCATACTGCAGCGTGCAGTTCTGCTCGTCCAGGGGATAGTTCCGGAGGTCCATGGTGCAGGCCACCTTTGCGGTTATTCTGCAAAATAAACGGAGCAAAAATCGCAGCTTGTAGTATGTTCTTACCTGCAAAGACTGTCTGGTTTTGTATCTTCCTACACTAGGAGGCTGTCTAGTTTTCTTGTGTTTTGAACACCACTTCTAATATTTGTAACTTGTATATCTTATCATGATTGCAATATGCAGTTTTGAACGAAGGTGCTTGGTGGTGCTTTTGATAGCAAAAGGTTTTGAGTTAGGATCGTTTCCAAGATGCATCGGATTTCCACTTTTCACGAAAAACAATGTCAAAGTCTGCTCAGAATTCTAAAACAGATTAAGcctcctgttgtttttttagagaTGAAGAAGGTTGTGTCCATAACAAACCTTTGTCAAACTGAATTACCAAGTTGATGAAGCTATGTCCGGACAATTTTCTACTAAttctttttttacacatagatttgtctatctatttattcatctgataaattcattgattgattgattgattcattcattcattcatcgaGTCAgttattcatccatccatcctcacCTCTGCCCGTACAGTACCGTCCCGTCCGGGTGCAGCCTCAGCAGTTTGTTGTCCACCGTGACCTTGTGTAGGAACGCCTGTTTGGAGTTCGGGATGAAGAGATCAGGCACCCACAGCCGGTCCGACAGGCGCCCGTCCAGGGTCAGGTTAGCGTTGGTGCCCTCAAAGGACAGGCGGATATCCTGCCAATACTGCCGAAGGAATATCGTCACCATGTAGTCCTGGAGTAAAGGAATGAATGGGAAAATTAGGAAATTGACAAAAGTGCGAAAACATCAGTGGATGTTTTGAAAAGTGCCCGTCAAGAGCCTTGTTAGCGTTGGTCCCCTCGAAAGCCAGGCAGTTATCCTGCCAATACTGCCGAAGGAAGATCGTCACCATGTAGTCctggaaaaaagaaatgaatGGAAAAATTAGTGAATTGATCAAAATGCGAAAAAATCTGTGGATGTTGAGAAAAGCGATCGTACAGGGTCAGGTTAGCGTTGGTCCCCTCAAAGGCCAGGCGGTTATCCTGCCAGTACTGCCGCAGGAATATCGTCACCATGTAGTCCTggaataaaggaatgaatgaattagAAAATGGATGGTTCCAAGGaacgaaggaaggaagaaaagaaggacCAAAGAAGTATAACTGCAGGTAAGCCTGGAATAAAggaattaatgagaaaataaatgGAGACTGTTAAGATATAACTGCAGGTTAGCGTTGGTGCCCTCGAAAGCCAGGCGGCTATACTGCAAATACTGCCACAGTCCAGGAACAAAGGAATGAATGAGGAAATTGGTTGAACGAGCTGAGAAAGGAAAGGAGAGCAGACGGAAGAAAGGAAAGTATAACAGAAGAAAGGAAAGTATAATTGCAGGTAAGTCTTTTTGCCCTAGGAAGACAGGCGGCTATCCTATCAATACTGCCGCAGCAAGATCGTCACCATGTAGCTCTGGAATAAAGGAATAGATGAGAAAATGAGTGGAtggaaaaagaaatgaaacaaggGAGGGGGAAGGATGGAAGGAAACTGTGAAATTATAACCCCGGGAAAGCGTCTGTATATTCTCAATAGCTAGGCGGTTATCCTGTCAATACTGTCGAAGGAAGATCGTCCCCATGTAGTCCTGAtataaaggaatgaatgagaAAATAACTGTAAGAATTGAAGTACAAACAAATCAatgcatgttttgaaaattgTCGCCTTCCAGAGCACTCAGGTTGACGTTGGTGACCTCAAGGGCCAGGCGGTTATCCTGCCAATACTGCCGCAGGAAAATCGTCACCATGTAGTCCTggaataaaggaatgaatggGAAAATTAGCGTAGGAATAAAAGTGCGAAGAAATCGGTGGATGTTGAGAAAACTTGTAGCTTTCAAGAGCCTTGTTAGCGTTGGTCCCCTCGAAGGCCAGGCGGTTATCCTGCCAATACTGCCGCAAGAAGATCGTCACCATGTAGTCCTggaataaaggaatgaatgaattagAAAATGGATGGAAGGaacgaaggaaggaaagaagagcAGACGGAACAACGGAAAGTATAATAGAAGAAAGGAAAGTATAATTGCAGGTAAGTCTTTTTGCCCTCGGAAGACAGGCGGAagacatctgtatctgtatttgtttcTATGTCTATATAGTGTATAGCAGGTATAGGGTACCGCCCTTGGGCATAACACGCCAGCTTTGCAGACCTGTACGCGACGCAGCAGCTGGTTACGTTACACTGAAAGATCTGTCAGATCTTACCTTTGTATAGCTTActgcaaatgttgtttaaaaTATCTAGTGAGGATGCTCCTGCGAACAATAGAATTCGCCCTATATGATCTCTGTTACATTTGAGCAGTCTGCCTACATAACATGAAATCAAAACGGCTGATATGAAACCTCTACGTAAAAGGCCATCCATCTCTTAAAACTCCATCTTTATAGATATGTTTCAAGGATCTTCAACTGCGATCATCACTGTGAGGGTCATAAATGTGATCTAAATGTgaatttgacagaaaaaaatcagaaaatgtgatataatgtgacattatgtgaCTTCGttgaaaaatatgtgaaaatttgaaatgtgAAATTTGGAGAAAATGTGAATCAGGAAatgtgattttatgtgaaactaagtgaaaatatgtgatacttgaaaaaatgtgatttacTTATGTGAAATAATCGGATCCCAAATCACCAGAttgaaaatgtgaaatgaaaatgtgaACCTATGATCACCACGAGAAAGAATTTGACCGATGTCGTACATACCTTGACAGAGACGGGTGTTCTAAATCGAAAGATGTTGGTTACATTGCAGCTGCAAttaattaaaaccaccacgttCTATGAAATAAATCAAGGAACAGAATAAATTCTCTTTGGTAGCATCTATTGTCGTCCATCAGTGACATGGTCCAAGTACAAGTGTAACTAGGATAAAAATAAGTGTCTGAATATTCCCATTCCTGTTAGTACATATATATCAGCCTGCAGTGAGGCCTGCACTGATGCGGGAACCGGGTTTGTATCAGTGCTGCGGGAACGTTGGGGATTTATTGGGGTTAAAGCCGTTTCAGCACTTCCCgagcaaacatacctgtcatCTCAAACGGCTTACCGCATCCAGTGGAAAATGATTGAGCGGCAATGAAAGGAAGCCTAGCCGCAGGGATGACTGGCGCGCCGGTATGATTTATGCTGTAACCGTTTGCCCTTCGGTCTGTGTACAGCGCCGTGTATATTTCAGCCTACGTAAAAGAAAAGTACCTGCATGATGAATGTCGACATCGTGTATACGATCACATTTTCTGGGTTTGATGTACTTTTTTGCCTGGCAGGGTTTAGATATGCTCGAGTAAAATATGAATTCTTCATTTACCCGGCCGTATGTTTTCCCCATTACTCTATGGGCAAAGTCTAAGATGAATGTTTAAGGTTGTTTAGGCCATCATAACTGTCTTGCTGCAATGATTGAATCTTAGGCCATAGCCCAAAGACGTTGTTCGTTGTAATATAACACCTGGTGCCGTTTTCAGGCGAAACTGATGAAGAACGTAGAAGAGCAAGCATCTGTCATCACAATCCCTGAAAGAGTAAAGTTTGCTACTTCTAAACAGGTTGGCCTTGGTTTCTTTGTTGGAAGCATGTTGGATACGTCATAAAAACATGAATATGAAGCGTGCTGGGTTTTCATGTTACATCTTCTGCGTAAAGCACAAAAATATGCTTTAATCCAATTACCCGCCAACGCGGTCTATGAGGTATTGATCAATCATAGTTTT
The sequence above is drawn from the Branchiostoma floridae strain S238N-H82 chromosome 4, Bfl_VNyyK, whole genome shotgun sequence genome and encodes:
- the LOC118412918 gene encoding gamma-aminobutyric acid receptor subunit beta-1-like, whose translation is MEIPPARFLVLMTVIRFCGRADASDTSPSTIDHILAERGYDRHLRPNFGGAPVVVRVSMSIASIDQVSEVNMDYMVTIFLRQYWQDIRLSFEGTNANLTLDGRLSDRLWVPDLFIPNSKQAFLHKVTVDNKLLRLHPDGTVLYGQRITAKVACTMDLRNYPLDEQNCTLQYESYGYTTQDVLFLWKDGNASIHGLEDIEIAQFDIGGFTTSENHGYYETGEYPRLTFSFRLHRNVVFIILQTYLPAILLVISSWVSFFINPEAVPARVTLGITTVLTMTTLSSAAKESLPKISYIKAIDVYLAMCFFFVFAALLEYAIVNFSSVGIAKKQASQRGQQEKPECHVCRCHDVEAHVGGLNGVSSQHTLRVDIENEAARKETSFSLQGDVKDQSQSRGTFLPPAQPGYTDGACPPDAGMDDGEAKERSPFAAAVTTMLHHLYGRRPQIKNSNNIDKYSRIMFPSLFIVLNIVYWSTYLYRRHYFVF